Proteins from one Nostoc sp. C052 genomic window:
- a CDS encoding GIY-YIG nuclease family protein produces the protein MNLDDIATIVYQPKNDHEPGFIYLMEAEGYHGLIPGCYLRRCKIGLSRNPEARLDNFHRNQPPCNVKILKTIYVEDMADVEGELHQQFSQYNVELIKSQEWFDFNPVQFLMVNWEFEKRSLHVFSISDLPIKLIIFSMIGVLSLGAIAGTKLGFSHKPDSQLNQARCKT, from the coding sequence ATTGCGACAATTGTCTATCAACCAAAAAATGACCATGAGCCAGGATTTATATATTTAATGGAAGCAGAGGGTTATCACGGGCTAATTCCTGGTTGTTACCTCCGTCGTTGCAAAATTGGGTTATCTCGTAATCCCGAAGCTCGACTTGATAACTTTCATAGGAATCAACCACCTTGCAACGTGAAGATTCTCAAAACTATTTATGTAGAGGATATGGCAGATGTAGAAGGGGAATTACATCAACAATTTAGCCAATACAATGTTGAGTTAATCAAAAGCCAAGAATGGTTTGATTTTAATCCAGTGCAATTTCTGATGGTTAACTGGGAATTTGAAAAGCGATCGCTACACGTCTTTAGTATTAGTGACTTGCCAATTAAGCTAATCATTTTCAGCATGATCGGGGTTTTGTCCCTTGGGGCGATCGCTGGAACTAAGTTAGGTTTTTCTCATAAGCCAGACAGCCAACTTAATCAAGCAAGATGCAAAACATAA